In a genomic window of Streptomyces sp. SJL17-4:
- the pdhA gene encoding pyruvate dehydrogenase (acetyl-transferring) E1 component subunit alpha, translated as MDSLQQRSSTVQEPPGAVPAYRPTPPPAWQPRTDPAPLLPDTEPLRVLGTDAVADADPALLLRLYAELIRGRRYNTQATALTKQGRLAVYPSTHGQEACEIAAALALEERDWLFPSYRDTLAAVARGLDPVQALTLLRGDWHTGYDPHEHRIAPLSTPLATQLPHAVGLAHAARLKGDDVVALAMVGDGGTSEGDFHEALNFAAVWQAPVVFLVQNNGFAISVPLAKQTAAPSLAHKAVGYGMPGRLVDGNDAIAVHQVLTEAVARARRGGGPTLVEAITYRIDAHTNADDATRYRAAGEVETWRAHDPILILERELTERGLLDEDGRRAAAEAAETMAAELRERMNADPVLNPMDLFSHVYAEQTTQLREQAAQLRAELEAEGEA; from the coding sequence GTGGACTCGTTGCAACAGCGCAGTTCGACAGTCCAAGAGCCGCCCGGTGCCGTTCCCGCCTACCGGCCGACCCCGCCGCCGGCGTGGCAGCCGCGTACCGACCCCGCCCCGCTGCTGCCCGACACCGAGCCGCTGCGCGTGCTCGGCACGGACGCCGTGGCCGATGCCGACCCCGCGCTGCTGCTCCGGCTCTACGCGGAGCTGATCCGCGGCCGCCGGTACAACACGCAGGCCACCGCCCTCACCAAGCAGGGCCGGCTCGCCGTGTACCCGTCCACCCACGGCCAGGAGGCGTGCGAGATCGCCGCCGCCCTCGCCCTGGAGGAGCGGGACTGGCTCTTCCCCTCGTACCGCGACACCCTGGCCGCGGTCGCCCGAGGCCTCGACCCCGTGCAGGCCCTGACCCTGCTGCGCGGCGACTGGCACACCGGGTACGACCCGCACGAGCACCGCATCGCGCCGCTCTCCACCCCGCTGGCCACCCAGCTCCCGCATGCGGTGGGCCTCGCCCACGCCGCCCGGCTCAAGGGCGACGACGTCGTCGCCCTCGCCATGGTCGGCGACGGCGGCACCAGCGAGGGTGACTTCCACGAGGCGCTGAACTTCGCGGCCGTCTGGCAGGCCCCCGTGGTCTTCCTCGTGCAGAACAACGGCTTCGCGATCTCCGTACCGCTCGCCAAGCAGACCGCCGCCCCCTCCCTGGCCCACAAGGCCGTCGGATACGGGATGCCCGGCCGGCTGGTCGACGGCAACGACGCGATCGCCGTCCACCAGGTGCTCACCGAGGCCGTGGCCCGCGCGCGGCGCGGCGGCGGACCCACGCTCGTCGAGGCCATCACCTACCGGATCGACGCCCACACCAACGCCGACGACGCCACCCGCTACCGCGCGGCCGGCGAGGTCGAGACCTGGCGGGCGCACGACCCGATCCTGATCCTCGAACGGGAACTGACGGAGCGTGGCCTGCTCGACGAGGACGGCAGGCGCGCGGCGGCCGAGGCCGCCGAGACGATGGCCGCGGAGCTGCGCGAGCGGATGAACGCCGACCCGGTGCTGAACCCGATGGACCTCTTCTCGCACGTGTACGCGGAGCAGACCACGCAGCTGCGGGAACAGGCGGCGCAGCTGCGCGCCGAGCTCGAAGCCGAGGGTGAGGCGTGA
- a CDS encoding alpha-ketoacid dehydrogenase subunit beta, which yields MTTATTGTAAAKAGANAGKAKPATMAQALQRAMRDAMAEDPTVHVMGEDVGTLGGVFRVTDGLAKEFGEDRCTDTPLAEAGILGAAVGMAMYGLRPVVEMQFDAFAYPAFEQLISHVAKMRNRTRGAMPMPIVIRVPYGGGIGGVEHHSDSSEAYYMATPGLHVVTPATVEDAYGLLRAAIASDDPVVFLEPKRLYWSKSDWSPEAPAPVEPIGKAVVRRQGTGATLITYGPSVPVCLEAAEAAQAEGWDLEVVDLRSLVPFDDETVCASVRRTGRAVVVHESTGFGGPGAEIAARVTERCFHHLEAPVLRVAGFDIPYPPPMLERHHLPGVDRVLDAVARLQWEAGS from the coding sequence ATGACGACCGCGACGACCGGCACCGCGGCGGCCAAGGCCGGCGCGAACGCCGGGAAGGCCAAGCCCGCCACCATGGCGCAGGCGCTCCAGCGCGCCATGCGCGACGCGATGGCCGAGGACCCGACCGTCCATGTGATGGGCGAGGACGTCGGCACCCTCGGCGGGGTCTTCCGGGTCACCGACGGGCTCGCCAAGGAGTTCGGCGAGGACCGCTGCACGGACACCCCGCTGGCCGAGGCCGGCATCCTCGGCGCGGCCGTCGGCATGGCCATGTACGGCCTGCGGCCGGTCGTCGAGATGCAGTTCGACGCGTTCGCCTACCCGGCGTTCGAGCAGCTGATCTCCCACGTGGCGAAGATGCGGAACCGGACGCGCGGCGCGATGCCGATGCCGATCGTCATCCGTGTCCCGTACGGCGGCGGGATCGGCGGCGTCGAGCACCACAGCGACTCCTCCGAGGCCTACTACATGGCCACCCCGGGACTCCATGTCGTCACCCCGGCCACCGTCGAGGACGCCTACGGGCTGCTGCGCGCGGCCATCGCCTCCGACGACCCGGTGGTCTTCCTGGAGCCCAAGCGGCTCTACTGGTCGAAGTCCGACTGGTCCCCCGAGGCGCCCGCGCCCGTGGAGCCGATCGGCAAGGCCGTCGTACGACGGCAGGGCACCGGCGCCACCCTGATCACCTACGGGCCCTCCGTGCCCGTCTGTCTGGAGGCGGCGGAGGCCGCGCAGGCCGAGGGCTGGGACCTGGAGGTCGTCGACCTGCGCTCGCTCGTCCCCTTCGACGACGAGACCGTCTGCGCCTCGGTGCGGCGCACCGGCCGCGCGGTCGTCGTCCACGAGTCCACGGGCTTCGGCGGCCCCGGCGCGGAGATCGCCGCGCGGGTGACCGAGCGCTGCTTCCACCACCTGGAGGCTCCGGTGCTGCGGGTCGCGGGCTTCGACATCCCGTACCCGCCGCCGATGCTGGAACGGCACCATCTGCCGGGCGTGGACCGGGTCCTGGACGCGGTGGCGCGGCTGCAGTGGGAGGCGGGAAGCTGA
- a CDS encoding dihydrolipoamide acetyltransferase family protein: protein MAQVLEFKLPDLGEGLTEAEIVRWLVSVGDVVAIDQPVVEVETAKAMVEVPCPYGGVVTARYGEEGTELPVGAPLLTVAVGGTGAPEELAEAAPGAAPTVGEKAAAESAVSSEYSGNVLVGYGTAGPAARRRRVRHESHTVAKTPAPAPVVAPSPVAAPAPVAVPAAGHEGPVPVISPLVRKLARDRGLDLRDVRGSGPEGLILRADVELALANLERPVAAPAPAAAPASASSSAVASAAGERIPLRGVRGAVADKLSRSRTEIPDATCWVDADATELMAARAAMNAAGGPKISLLALLARICVHALARFPELNSTVDMAAREIVRLPAVHLGFAAQTPRGLVVPVVKDAGTRTAESLTAEFARLTEAARESALTPADLTGGTFTLNNYGVFGVDGSTPIINHPEAAMLGVGRIIPKPWVHQGELAVRQVVQLSLTFDHRVCDGGTAGGFLRYVADCVEQPAVLLRTL, encoded by the coding sequence ATGGCGCAGGTGCTCGAGTTCAAGCTGCCCGACCTCGGTGAGGGACTCACCGAGGCGGAGATCGTCCGCTGGCTGGTCAGCGTCGGCGACGTCGTCGCCATCGACCAGCCGGTCGTCGAGGTCGAGACGGCCAAGGCCATGGTCGAGGTGCCCTGCCCGTACGGCGGGGTCGTCACCGCCCGATACGGCGAGGAGGGCACCGAACTGCCCGTCGGTGCGCCGCTGCTGACGGTCGCGGTGGGTGGCACGGGCGCGCCGGAGGAGCTCGCGGAGGCGGCTCCCGGAGCCGCTCCCACGGTGGGGGAGAAGGCCGCCGCCGAGTCCGCCGTGTCGTCCGAGTACTCGGGCAATGTGCTCGTCGGCTACGGCACCGCCGGGCCCGCCGCCCGGCGCCGCCGGGTGCGGCACGAGAGCCACACGGTGGCGAAGACCCCCGCGCCCGCCCCTGTCGTGGCCCCGTCCCCGGTGGCCGCTCCGGCTCCGGTCGCCGTGCCCGCCGCCGGCCACGAGGGACCGGTACCGGTCATCTCGCCGCTCGTGCGGAAGCTGGCCAGGGACCGGGGGCTCGATCTGCGCGACGTACGTGGTTCCGGGCCGGAGGGCCTGATCCTGCGGGCCGATGTGGAGCTGGCCCTCGCGAACCTGGAGCGGCCTGTCGCCGCGCCCGCTCCGGCCGCAGCGCCCGCTTCAGCGTCCTCCTCCGCGGTCGCTTCGGCGGCCGGGGAGCGGATTCCGCTGCGCGGGGTCCGTGGCGCCGTGGCGGACAAGCTGTCGCGCAGCCGTACGGAGATCCCGGACGCGACCTGCTGGGTCGACGCCGACGCGACCGAGCTGATGGCCGCGCGGGCGGCGATGAACGCGGCGGGCGGGCCGAAGATCTCCCTGCTCGCGCTCCTCGCGCGGATCTGCGTCCACGCCCTGGCGCGGTTCCCCGAGCTCAACTCCACGGTGGACATGGCGGCCCGGGAGATCGTCCGGCTGCCGGCCGTGCATCTCGGCTTCGCCGCCCAGACCCCGCGCGGTCTGGTCGTCCCCGTGGTCAAGGACGCGGGGACCCGGACGGCCGAGTCGCTGACGGCGGAGTTCGCCCGGCTGACGGAGGCCGCACGGGAATCGGCGCTCACGCCGGCCGATCTGACGGGGGGCACGTTCACCCTGAACAACTACGGGGTGTTCGGGGTCGACGGGTCCACGCCGATCATCAACCACCCCGAGGCCGCGATGCTCGGCGTCGGCCGGATCATCCCCAAACCCTGGGTCCACCAGGGCGAACTGGCCGTACGTCAGGTGGTGCAGCTCTCGCTCACCTTCGACCACCGCGTCTGCGACGGCGGCACGGCGGGCGGCTTCCTGCGGTACGTGGCGGACTGCGTCGAGCAGCCCGCGGTCCTGCTCCGCACGCTCTGA
- a CDS encoding DUF6457 domain-containing protein produces the protein MTTPHDAVVLAGGAARRLGGADKPGVRVGGRALLDRVLAACRGAGRTVVVGDARPTVHPVRWTREDPPGGGPLAALDAGVREIRAGSGAGAAAGAGDTGDTGDTGLDVLLVLSADLPFLDEDTVHRLLGALADAPDAEAALLTDAEGRDQPLVAAYRAVPLRRELARIAEERGTLAGGPLRQLTGALRLTRVAAGPHASFDCDTWEDIATARARIREHGTVLDEWITAVKDELGIELDVDTDVLLDLARDAAHGVARPAAPLTTFLVGYAAARAGTDGGPEAVAEAARKATALAQRWAAEQDEAG, from the coding sequence GTGACCACCCCACATGACGCCGTCGTACTCGCCGGAGGCGCCGCCCGGCGACTCGGCGGTGCCGACAAGCCCGGCGTACGGGTCGGAGGCCGGGCGCTCCTCGACCGGGTCCTCGCCGCGTGCCGTGGCGCGGGCCGGACCGTGGTCGTCGGCGATGCCCGGCCGACCGTCCACCCCGTCCGCTGGACCAGGGAGGACCCGCCCGGCGGAGGTCCGCTCGCCGCCCTCGACGCGGGAGTACGGGAGATCCGTGCGGGCTCCGGCGCGGGGGCCGCTGCCGGAGCCGGGGACACCGGGGACACCGGGGACACCGGGCTTGATGTCCTGCTCGTCCTCTCCGCCGATCTGCCCTTCCTCGACGAGGACACCGTCCACCGACTGCTCGGGGCACTCGCCGACGCCCCCGACGCCGAGGCCGCGCTCCTCACCGACGCCGAGGGACGGGACCAGCCGCTCGTCGCCGCGTACCGCGCGGTCCCGCTCCGGCGGGAGCTGGCGCGGATCGCCGAGGAGCGCGGCACCCTCGCCGGCGGCCCGCTGCGGCAGCTCACCGGCGCCCTGCGTCTCACCCGGGTCGCCGCGGGGCCCCACGCCTCCTTCGACTGCGACACCTGGGAGGACATCGCCACGGCCCGGGCCCGCATCAGGGAGCATGGGACCGTGCTGGATGAATGGATCACCGCAGTCAAGGACGAACTGGGCATCGAGCTGGACGTCGACACCGACGTCCTGCTCGATCTGGCCCGTGACGCCGCCCATGGAGTGGCCCGCCCCGCCGCACCCCTGACCACCTTCCTGGTCGGATACGCGGCGGCGCGCGCGGGCACCGACGGCGGTCCCGAGGCGGTCGCCGAGGCCGCCCGCAAGGCCACCGCGCTGGCCCAGCGCTGGGCCGCCGAGCAGGACGAGGCCGGATGA
- a CDS encoding molybdopterin molybdotransferase MoeA — MTLKEPLPVAPGTDDARAGRPHRATAWPEARAAAVRAGASARAGRAPLGVPLGQALGQVLAEPLRALTDLPPFDTSAMDGWAVAGPGPWTVRAEGAVLAGHTSAAVAADGEAVRIATGAPVPAGTTAVVRTEHSRTEGALLHVLREVVPGQDIRPRGQECRSGDELLPAGTVVTPAVLGLAAAAGYDELPVPPRPRVEILVLGDELLTTGLPHDGLIRDALGPMLGPWLTALGAEVLATRRIGDEAEELYAAVTGSAADLVLTTGGTAAGPVDHVHGVLAKAGATLLVDGVKVRPGHPMLLARLAAGPAGPESTRPERPGAQPAPNAPNAPHAPNAPRAHVRHLVGLPGNPLAAVSGLLTLAEPLLAALTGAAAETNVPPRVPVQDEVHGHPYDTRLVPVVRRGGRAVPLRYNGPAMLRGIAAADGLAVVPPGGARPGQELDVLDLPWPAAEGAVPAQGACFT; from the coding sequence ATGACCCTGAAGGAGCCCCTCCCGGTGGCCCCCGGTACCGACGACGCACGGGCCGGGCGACCGCACCGGGCCACCGCCTGGCCCGAGGCACGCGCCGCGGCTGTCCGCGCCGGTGCCTCCGCGCGGGCAGGCCGCGCGCCGCTCGGCGTACCCCTCGGGCAGGCACTCGGCCAGGTCCTGGCCGAGCCGCTGCGCGCCCTCACCGACCTGCCGCCCTTCGACACCTCCGCCATGGACGGCTGGGCGGTCGCGGGGCCGGGGCCCTGGACCGTACGCGCGGAGGGCGCCGTCCTCGCCGGGCACACGTCCGCGGCTGTGGCGGCCGACGGCGAGGCCGTACGGATCGCCACCGGCGCCCCCGTCCCCGCCGGTACCACCGCCGTCGTCCGCACCGAGCACTCACGCACCGAAGGCGCCCTGCTGCACGTCCTGCGCGAGGTCGTGCCGGGGCAGGACATCCGGCCCCGGGGCCAGGAGTGCCGCTCCGGCGACGAGCTGCTGCCCGCGGGCACCGTCGTGACCCCCGCCGTGCTCGGCCTCGCCGCGGCCGCCGGCTACGACGAGCTCCCCGTACCGCCGCGCCCCCGGGTCGAGATCCTGGTCCTCGGAGACGAGCTGCTCACGACGGGGCTCCCCCACGACGGCCTCATCCGTGACGCCCTCGGCCCGATGCTCGGCCCGTGGCTGACGGCGCTCGGCGCCGAGGTCCTCGCCACCCGCCGGATCGGTGACGAGGCCGAGGAGCTGTACGCGGCCGTCACCGGTTCCGCCGCCGACCTGGTCCTCACGACCGGCGGGACCGCCGCCGGGCCCGTGGACCACGTCCACGGCGTGCTGGCGAAGGCCGGCGCGACCCTCCTGGTCGACGGCGTGAAGGTCCGGCCGGGCCACCCGATGCTGCTCGCCCGCCTTGCCGCCGGGCCCGCCGGGCCCGAGTCCACCCGGCCCGAGCGCCCGGGGGCCCAGCCCGCGCCGAACGCGCCGAACGCGCCGCACGCGCCGAACGCTCCGCGCGCGCACGTCCGTCATCTCGTCGGGCTCCCCGGTAACCCGCTCGCGGCCGTCTCCGGGCTTCTCACGCTGGCCGAGCCGCTCCTGGCGGCCCTGACCGGGGCCGCGGCGGAGACGAACGTCCCGCCCCGCGTCCCCGTCCAGGACGAGGTTCACGGGCATCCGTACGACACCCGGCTCGTCCCGGTCGTCCGCCGTGGCGGACGCGCCGTGCCCCTGCGCTACAACGGACCCGCCATGCTCCGCGGCATCGCCGCCGCCGACGGCCTGGCCGTCGTCCCGCCCGGCGGCGCCCGCCCCGGCCAAGAACTGGATGTCCTCGACCTTCCCTGGCCGGCGGCCGAGGGGGCCGTACCGGCCCAAGGAGCGTGTTTCACGTGA
- a CDS encoding potassium channel family protein, producing the protein MKLPSRDAMARHADERISGPQIRLPRRQVERPLRQVGKRLLMALGVLALTVLIVYVDRAGYHDNANETLDFLDCAYYATVTLSTTGYGDIVPYSDSARLANILLVTPLRVLFLIILVGTTLEVLTERTREEFRLNRWRSTLRDHTVIVGFGTKGRSAIQTLCATGLNKEQIVIVDPSNKVIETANADGFVGVVGDATRSDVLLRAEVQRARQIVIATQRDDTAVLVTLTARQLNRGAKIVAAVREEENAPLLRQSGADAVITSASAAGRLLGLSVLSPSAGTVMEDLIQQGSGLDLVERPVTKSEAGKSVRETGDLVVSVLRGHRLLGYDDPAASPLQLTDRVITIVRAAPVTPLRTPPED; encoded by the coding sequence GTGAAACTTCCCAGTCGTGACGCGATGGCCCGCCACGCGGACGAGCGGATCTCCGGCCCGCAGATCAGGCTGCCGCGCCGACAGGTCGAGCGTCCCCTGCGCCAGGTCGGCAAGCGGCTGCTCATGGCGCTCGGCGTGCTCGCCCTGACGGTCCTCATCGTCTACGTCGACCGCGCCGGCTACCACGACAACGCCAACGAGACGCTCGACTTCCTCGACTGCGCCTACTACGCGACCGTCACGCTCTCCACCACCGGATACGGCGACATCGTCCCGTACAGCGACTCGGCGCGGCTCGCCAACATCCTGCTGGTCACGCCCCTGCGCGTGCTGTTTCTGATCATCCTGGTCGGCACCACCCTCGAGGTCCTCACGGAGCGGACCCGCGAGGAGTTCCGGCTGAACCGCTGGAGGTCCACCTTGCGCGACCACACCGTCATCGTCGGCTTCGGCACCAAGGGGCGGTCCGCGATCCAGACGCTCTGCGCGACCGGTCTCAACAAGGAGCAGATCGTCATCGTCGATCCCTCCAACAAGGTGATCGAGACGGCCAACGCGGACGGATTCGTCGGTGTGGTCGGCGACGCGACCCGCAGCGATGTACTGCTCCGCGCCGAGGTGCAGCGGGCCCGGCAGATCGTCATCGCCACCCAGCGCGACGACACGGCCGTCCTGGTCACGCTTACGGCCCGGCAGCTCAACCGGGGCGCGAAGATCGTCGCCGCGGTCCGCGAGGAGGAGAACGCGCCGCTGCTGCGCCAGTCCGGCGCGGACGCGGTCATCACCAGCGCCAGCGCCGCCGGACGTCTGCTGGGCCTTTCCGTGCTGAGCCCCAGCGCCGGCACGGTGATGGAGGACCTCATCCAGCAGGGCTCCGGCCTCGACCTGGTGGAGCGCCCGGTGACCAAGAGCGAGGCCGGGAAGAGCGTGCGCGAGACCGGTGACCTGGTCGTGAGCGTGCTGCGCGGCCACCGGCTGCTCGGTTACGACGACCCCGCGGCCAGCCCGCTCCAGCTCACCGACCGGGTGATCACCATCGTGCGCGCCGCGCCGGTCACCCCGCTCAGGACGCCGCCGGAGGACTGA
- a CDS encoding NAD(P)H-quinone oxidoreductase yields the protein MYAITIPEPGGPDALVWAEVPDPVPGEGEVLVEVVASAVNRADLLQRQGFYDPPPGSSPYPGLECSGRIAALGPGVSGWAVGDEVCALLAGGGYAEKVVVPAGQLLPVPEGVDLTTAAALPEVACTVWSNIFMIAHLRPGETVLVHGGASGIGTMAIQLAKAVGARVAVTAGGPEKLARCAELGADILIDYREQDFVEELAKATDGAGADVILDIVGAKYLERNVKALAVNGRLVVIGLQGGVKGELNLGALLAKRAAVMATTLRARPADEKAAIVAAVREHVWPLIGAGTVRPVVDRTVPLNDAAAGHRALESGTHVGKVLLLAPQG from the coding sequence ATGTATGCGATCACGATTCCGGAACCCGGTGGTCCCGACGCCCTCGTCTGGGCCGAGGTGCCCGACCCCGTACCCGGCGAGGGCGAGGTCCTCGTCGAGGTGGTGGCGAGCGCCGTCAACCGCGCCGATCTGCTCCAGCGCCAGGGCTTCTACGACCCTCCGCCGGGCAGCTCGCCGTACCCCGGCCTGGAGTGCTCGGGCCGGATCGCCGCGCTCGGCCCGGGGGTGTCCGGCTGGGCCGTCGGCGACGAGGTCTGTGCGCTGCTCGCCGGTGGCGGCTACGCGGAGAAGGTCGTCGTCCCCGCGGGGCAGCTGCTCCCGGTACCGGAGGGCGTCGACCTGACCACGGCCGCGGCGCTCCCCGAGGTCGCCTGCACCGTCTGGTCCAACATCTTCATGATCGCGCATCTGCGTCCCGGTGAGACGGTGCTCGTGCACGGCGGTGCGAGCGGGATCGGCACGATGGCGATCCAGCTGGCGAAGGCGGTCGGGGCGCGGGTCGCGGTCACCGCCGGTGGGCCCGAGAAGCTGGCGCGCTGTGCCGAGCTCGGTGCGGACATCCTCATCGACTACCGCGAGCAGGACTTCGTCGAGGAGCTGGCCAAGGCGACGGACGGGGCGGGCGCGGACGTCATCCTGGACATCGTCGGCGCCAAGTACCTGGAGCGGAACGTGAAGGCGCTGGCTGTGAACGGCCGGCTCGTCGTCATCGGCCTGCAGGGCGGCGTCAAGGGCGAGCTGAACCTCGGGGCGCTGCTCGCGAAGCGCGCCGCGGTCATGGCGACCACGCTGCGGGCCCGCCCGGCGGACGAGAAGGCGGCGATCGTGGCGGCCGTGCGGGAGCATGTCTGGCCGCTGATCGGCGCGGGCACGGTCAGGCCGGTGGTCGACCGGACGGTGCCATTGAACGACGCCGCCGCGGGCCACCGGGCGCTGGAATCCGGCACCCACGTGGGCAAGGTCCTACTCCTCGCGCCTCAGGGCTGA
- a CDS encoding bacterial proteasome activator family protein: protein MEMPRNDRSQESPQVLIVGQDGMALGGTQGDDEPREVPVTEMVEQPAKVMRIGSMIKQLLEEVRAAPLDEASRVRLKDIHASSVKELEDGLAPELVEELERLSLPFTDEAIPSEAELRIAQAQLVGWLEGLFHGIQTALFAQQMAARAQLEQMRRALPPGASHDDDDDDRGPGHAVRSGPYL from the coding sequence ATGGAGATGCCGAGGAATGACAGGTCGCAGGAGAGCCCCCAGGTCCTCATCGTGGGACAGGACGGGATGGCGCTCGGCGGCACTCAGGGCGACGACGAACCCCGCGAGGTCCCGGTGACGGAAATGGTCGAGCAGCCTGCGAAGGTCATGCGGATCGGCAGCATGATCAAGCAGCTCCTGGAGGAAGTACGCGCGGCACCTCTCGACGAGGCCAGCCGGGTCAGGCTCAAGGACATCCACGCCAGCTCCGTGAAGGAGTTGGAGGACGGGCTCGCGCCCGAGCTGGTCGAGGAACTGGAGCGTCTCTCCCTGCCGTTCACGGACGAGGCGATCCCCTCCGAGGCGGAGCTGCGCATCGCGCAGGCGCAGCTGGTGGGCTGGCTGGAGGGCCTCTTCCACGGCATCCAGACGGCGCTCTTCGCCCAGCAGATGGCGGCGCGCGCCCAGCTGGAGCAGATGCGCAGGGCGCTCCCGCCCGGTGCGTCGCACGACGATGACGACGACGACCGCGGCCCCGGCCACGCGGTCCGCTCGGGGCCGTACCTGTAG